In a genomic window of Malaclemys terrapin pileata isolate rMalTer1 chromosome 17, rMalTer1.hap1, whole genome shotgun sequence:
- the REXO4 gene encoding RNA exonuclease 4 — MAKIKTKESKASTSIPTAKPENLKKQHRNNKKKVLWKNKVKQIGKKKQKDTKVVGVLPPKAPQEFSSNWKTLQELLKQKATSLDKSLPVSQTYSKKHTIKKGNIKGIPAINGGGNMGKFKSVNKMDSDPAKVCVPLAIPKSERTSSDKNSSDGKGNKKEHKKRKNGNVEKEQGDIKHKRRKAEEHTEQPLAEADIWFDGVDPEDIEAAIGPEAAKVARRNMGIEEGKSPLSMEQVLVKEKAFAGLTKAVAMDCEMVGVGPQGEDSILARVSMVNQFGKCIYDKYVKPTEKVTDYRTAVSGIRPKDIKKGAEFKSVQKEVADILRGRILVGHAVHNDLKILFLDHPKKKIRDTQRYKPFRKEVKSGRPSLKLLCEKLLNVKVQTSEHCSIQDAQAAMRLYTLVKKQWEAAIKAKPKP; from the exons ATGGCTAAAAtaaagaccaaagagtcaaaagcTTCAACAAGCATCCCCACCGCTAAACCTGAGAATCTAAAAAAACAGCACAGGAACAACAAGAAAAAAGTATTGTGGAAAAACAAAGTCAAGCAGattggaaagaaaaaacaaaaggacACCAAAGTTGTGGGAGTGCTGCCCCCAAAAGCTCCTCAGGAGTTCTCCTCTAACTGGAAGACCCTGCAAGAG CTGCTGAAACAAAAGGCCACCAGCTTGGATAAGTCCCTTCCTGTATCCCAAACATATTCCAAGAAGCACACGATCAAAAAGGGAAACATCAAAGGAATTCCAGCTATAAATGGAGGTGGGAATATGGGAAAATTCAAATCCGTAAACAAGATGGACAGTGATCCTGCCAAAGTTTGTGTTCCTTTGGCTATCCCGAAATCAGAGAGAACTTCATCTGACAAGAATTCGAGTGATGGCAAGGGAAACAAAAAGGagcacaagaaaagaaaaaatggcaATGTTGAGAAGGAACAAGGTGACATAAAACATAAGAGGAGGAAAGCTGAAGAGCACACGGAGCAGCCGCTAGCAGA GGCCGACATCTGGTTTGATGGTGTAGATCCAGAGGATATTGAAGCAGCAATCGGACCTGAAGCAGCAAAAGTTGCTAGAAGAAATATGGGAATTGAAGAAGGCAAATCACCGCTATCTATGGAACAGGTGCTGGTTAAAGAAAAGGCTTTTGCAGG GCTGACAAAAGCTGTAGCCATGGACTGTGAGATGGTGGGAGTGGGGCCCCAGGGTGAAGACAGCATCCTGGCTCGTGTATCCATGGTGAACCAATTTGGAAAGTGTATTTATGACAAATATGTCAAGCCTACAGAAAAAGTGACGGATTACAGGACAGCTGTTAGCGGCATACGGCCCAAGGACATAAAGAAAG GAGCGGAGTTTAAAAGTGTTCAGAAGGAGGTGGCTGACATCTTGAGAGGAAGGATTTTAGTTGGGCATGCTGTCCACAATGACTTAAAG atCCTGTTTCTTGATCATCCTAAAAAGAAAATTCGGGACACACAAAGATACAAACCTTTCAGAAAGGAAGTCAAA AGTGGACGTCCATCTCTAAAACTGCTTTGTGAGAAACTGCTGAATGTGAAAGTGCAGACATCAGAGCACTGTTCA ATTCAGGATGCGCAGGCAGCTATGAGACTATACACACTAGTGAAAAAGCAGTGGGAAGCAGCTATCAAAGCCAAACCTAAACCGTAG